A region from the Flexibacter flexilis DSM 6793 genome encodes:
- a CDS encoding metallophosphoesterase family protein — translation MKILYYVKSLLLVCLLAACNRFEYDPNQSVSRDSYRELNYKNIGKLSVKAAEDSVIKIAFISDTHINYNNFDDAVGRINQRDDIDMVIHGGDLTNYGILQQFNWTADQLAKLNKPYVAVIGNHDIVGNGEATYKYMFGHLNFSFIYGRVKFIFFNSNSREYNNDGNVPDLHWVQKEIETGSNFDRVVLVSHVPYFDEDFDFSKRLEYLEMLTKDYGNKKILISLGGHQHNGYDTTPAGTGIPHFAQGSIDKGFAVITISGKNISYEKNF, via the coding sequence ATGAAAATACTTTATTATGTCAAAAGCCTATTGTTAGTGTGCCTTTTGGCGGCTTGCAATCGCTTTGAATATGACCCCAACCAGTCGGTAAGTAGAGATAGTTACCGCGAACTCAATTACAAAAATATTGGTAAACTTTCGGTCAAAGCCGCCGAAGATTCTGTTATCAAAATCGCATTTATCAGCGACACACACATCAATTATAATAACTTTGATGATGCCGTAGGGCGCATCAATCAGCGTGATGATATTGATATGGTGATTCACGGTGGCGATTTGACCAACTACGGTATTTTGCAGCAATTCAACTGGACCGCCGATCAACTGGCCAAACTCAATAAACCGTATGTGGCGGTGATTGGAAACCACGACATCGTAGGCAACGGAGAAGCTACCTACAAGTATATGTTTGGACACCTGAATTTTAGTTTTATTTATGGCCGCGTCAAGTTTATTTTTTTTAATAGCAATAGCCGCGAATACAACAACGATGGCAATGTGCCAGACCTTCATTGGGTGCAAAAAGAAATAGAAACAGGCTCTAATTTTGATCGTGTGGTATTGGTAAGCCATGTCCCTTATTTTGATGAGGATTTTGATTTTTCCAAACGCTTGGAATATTTGGAAATGCTTACCAAAGATTATGGAAATAAAAAAATACTGATTTCGCTTGGTGGCCATCAGCACAACGGCTATGATACAACTCCAGCAGGGACAGGAATTCCGCATTTTGCGCAAGGTAGCATAGACAAAGGTTTTGCAGTAATCACCATTTCAGGAAAAAATATTAGCTATGAAAAAAACTTTTAA
- a CDS encoding CHAT domain-containing protein gives MNKTLRLLFIICLSVLHALTTMASEHSARLEEIQEYIRQGNYLKASERITKLFDKLEGKDARYERGLLLIYKAQVASGLCAYDDMAISLHDGLQQLRSSKGLESAEYCYGLLESAKLNIDYGNYLHASEDLEQARSLMPKFPQKDSALSYAIREQELLVAINQGYLNQADKALLPLLAYYKTLAEREAVASGEKSKKEVKKEIEQQKQVYARLLLLQAYVPIYKGEKDQATTLLTAAQQWIKKNIGTSSEAYVRCLVAQAKNEEEYGYYDQAIKFYKKAIGAANSKRNILASHKDYFAMHEDMIRSTLNAAKDKKANGMYESYVKLVHKQHPEDNGYQAKLARIGGYIAVSQEEFNDGQFLNLINVSEDTVTNVMAPSERLKILTLIYQIGIYMDTLPLAKEALNNILVLKKKMYGTQSPQYQESRIEKGFYALLYENKIKDAKNLFEDSWLKQVKPQLSRKHKDYPRFLNMHAKYYELTDQYALATQAYDEAKNLIVEKYGEGDLEYGHQLEKIASINIRVGQYKKAEEQLMEAINIVENARGKYSRDYISVLRTMARLYIVIGWYDEADKLLTRSFKLQKTATESPALGSENMTELATLLYEKGLYAECDEILTELIDVYEEQNGKVNQYLIEPLNILGSTYLARGDYSNAEKMAQRSANISSEIFGDTSSRYTQSIALMQKIHAAIGDYDRSEELAQKVLERDKKQLGKLHIEVARATKDLALAKFQNKGKPKETEKLLKESIAVTESILGDFHPQYADGLKNLAFFYIDQKRYAEADSLLTIANEIWRNKLGKNNAYTAEVYMLKGDLSKANADHKTANKMYGRSKEMYERLFGNRHPQYVQVLSRLAQMAYIEKNYSKTTKMLGETTKIYLEYISKYFPSLSDREKTKFWNLMKPDFELYSSLAVLLADKKPELLANVYNYNLATKALLLNSSIKIKDRILKSKDTKMIDKYHDWLGKKERLANLMSKSTEELASAGIDLKKIEQDIENLEKSLSEGSELFAQAKESANYTWKDIKSKLKAKEYAVELIRYRYFDTQFTDSVIYMALIISHDTRKSPKMVLLPNGNRMENQGLKYYRNCMKYGVEDDNSYQAFWQPIKENIDDNTTVYLSTEGVYNQINLETIPLPNDGGFAIDRNTFVLLSNTKDLLTAVKQNTNPVSNAYLFGNPVFYASTDSTGKAVEPPSKNAITPLPGTETEIQQIDKLLRTNRWIARSFTETQATEDAVKAIKSPRVFHVATHGFFLEDVNVAGQNSGSNFLNENQLSANPLLRSGLLFKDAGEILRGGNMSNYNLRNGILTAYEAMNLELDNTELVVLSACETGLGTVKIGEGVYGLQRAFLVAGAHNVVMSLFRVPDETTQKLMSLFYEKWIKTGDKRSAFIEAKKQLKKEYPQPIYWGSFVMMGQ, from the coding sequence ATGAACAAAACACTACGACTACTTTTCATTATTTGTCTGAGTGTATTACACGCTCTGACGACGATGGCAAGTGAGCACAGCGCACGCCTCGAAGAAATACAAGAATACATCAGACAAGGAAATTACTTAAAAGCCTCTGAGCGTATCACCAAATTATTTGACAAATTAGAAGGCAAAGATGCCCGCTACGAAAGGGGGCTTTTGTTGATATACAAAGCACAGGTAGCCAGTGGATTGTGTGCCTACGACGACATGGCCATCAGCCTACACGACGGTTTACAACAGTTGCGCAGCAGCAAAGGACTAGAAAGCGCAGAATATTGTTATGGGTTGTTAGAGTCTGCCAAACTGAACATAGATTATGGAAATTATCTACACGCTTCCGAAGATTTGGAGCAGGCGCGTTCTCTTATGCCAAAATTTCCGCAAAAAGATTCGGCTCTGAGTTATGCCATACGCGAGCAGGAGTTACTAGTAGCCATCAATCAGGGTTACCTGAATCAAGCAGACAAAGCATTGTTACCTCTTTTGGCCTATTATAAAACTTTGGCCGAACGCGAAGCCGTAGCCAGTGGAGAGAAAAGCAAAAAAGAGGTTAAGAAAGAAATTGAACAACAAAAACAAGTATATGCTCGCTTGCTACTTTTGCAAGCATACGTCCCGATTTACAAAGGCGAAAAAGACCAAGCCACTACCCTACTGACTGCCGCCCAACAGTGGATCAAAAAAAATATAGGGACTTCGTCGGAAGCATATGTGCGTTGCTTGGTCGCGCAGGCCAAAAATGAAGAAGAATATGGCTATTATGACCAAGCCATCAAGTTTTACAAAAAAGCCATTGGTGCGGCCAATAGCAAAAGAAATATTTTGGCTTCGCACAAAGATTATTTTGCGATGCACGAAGATATGATTCGCTCAACGCTTAATGCAGCCAAAGACAAAAAGGCCAACGGTATGTATGAGTCTTATGTCAAATTGGTACACAAACAACACCCTGAAGACAACGGCTATCAAGCGAAATTGGCACGAATTGGGGGCTATATTGCTGTAAGTCAGGAAGAATTTAACGACGGACAATTCCTTAACCTCATTAATGTAAGCGAAGATACCGTAACCAACGTAATGGCTCCCTCCGAACGGCTCAAAATCCTGACGCTCATTTACCAAATTGGGATATATATGGATACTTTGCCGTTAGCGAAAGAAGCTTTGAATAATATTTTGGTGCTAAAGAAAAAAATGTATGGCACGCAATCGCCTCAATATCAAGAAAGTAGAATAGAAAAAGGCTTTTACGCTTTGCTTTACGAAAACAAAATCAAAGATGCTAAAAACTTATTTGAAGATAGTTGGCTCAAGCAGGTAAAGCCACAACTGAGCCGCAAGCACAAAGATTATCCGCGCTTTTTGAATATGCACGCCAAATATTATGAGCTAACCGATCAATACGCATTGGCTACGCAGGCTTATGATGAGGCCAAAAATTTGATTGTAGAAAAATACGGCGAGGGCGACCTTGAGTACGGCCATCAACTCGAAAAAATAGCCAGCATTAACATTCGCGTAGGCCAATACAAAAAGGCCGAAGAACAATTGATGGAAGCCATTAATATCGTGGAAAATGCACGTGGAAAATACAGCCGTGACTATATCAGCGTGTTGCGCACGATGGCACGCCTCTACATCGTGATTGGTTGGTACGATGAGGCTGACAAACTACTTACTCGTTCGTTCAAACTCCAAAAAACAGCCACCGAATCCCCTGCATTGGGTAGCGAAAACATGACCGAATTGGCTACGCTTTTGTACGAAAAAGGACTGTATGCCGAATGTGACGAAATCCTAACGGAGCTTATCGATGTATATGAAGAACAAAACGGAAAAGTAAATCAATATTTAATCGAGCCACTTAACATATTGGGTAGCACGTATTTAGCGCGTGGCGACTACAGCAATGCCGAAAAAATGGCGCAACGTTCCGCCAATATTAGTAGCGAAATTTTTGGCGATACGTCCAGTCGCTACACGCAAAGCATTGCCCTGATGCAAAAAATACACGCAGCCATCGGCGACTATGACCGCTCCGAAGAACTTGCCCAAAAAGTGCTGGAACGTGACAAAAAACAACTCGGCAAATTACATATCGAAGTGGCTCGCGCTACCAAAGATTTGGCTTTAGCCAAATTCCAAAACAAAGGAAAACCCAAAGAAACCGAAAAACTTTTGAAAGAGTCTATCGCCGTAACCGAATCCATTTTGGGCGATTTTCACCCACAATATGCAGACGGACTTAAAAATTTGGCTTTCTTTTACATCGACCAAAAACGCTATGCTGAAGCCGATTCGCTTCTGACCATTGCCAACGAAATTTGGCGAAACAAATTAGGTAAAAACAACGCTTACACAGCCGAAGTGTATATGCTCAAAGGCGATTTGAGCAAGGCCAATGCCGACCACAAAACCGCCAACAAAATGTATGGCCGTTCCAAAGAAATGTACGAACGCTTGTTTGGCAACCGACACCCACAATACGTGCAGGTGCTGAGCCGCTTGGCGCAAATGGCCTATATCGAAAAGAATTATTCCAAAACAACCAAAATGTTGGGCGAAACCACCAAGATTTATTTGGAATATATAAGCAAGTATTTCCCTTCGTTGAGCGACCGCGAAAAAACTAAATTCTGGAATCTGATGAAGCCAGACTTTGAACTTTACAGCTCTTTGGCTGTGCTTTTGGCAGACAAAAAGCCCGAACTTTTGGCCAATGTCTATAATTACAACCTAGCAACTAAAGCCCTGTTACTCAACTCTTCTATCAAAATAAAAGACAGGATTTTGAAGAGCAAAGACACGAAAATGATAGACAAATATCATGACTGGTTGGGCAAAAAAGAACGCTTGGCCAATCTGATGTCTAAGAGCACGGAAGAGCTTGCCAGCGCAGGCATTGACCTGAAAAAAATAGAACAAGACATTGAGAACTTGGAAAAAAGTCTCAGTGAAGGTTCTGAGCTTTTCGCACAAGCCAAAGAAAGCGCAAACTATACTTGGAAAGATATTAAATCCAAACTCAAAGCCAAAGAATACGCTGTTGAGTTGATTCGTTATCGTTATTTCGACACACAATTCACTGATTCTGTGATCTATATGGCTTTAATAATCTCGCACGACACGCGCAAAAGCCCTAAAATGGTATTGTTGCCGAACGGAAATCGTATGGAAAATCAGGGGCTAAAATACTACCGTAATTGTATGAAATACGGCGTGGAAGACGATAATTCTTACCAAGCATTTTGGCAGCCTATCAAAGAAAACATAGACGACAACACGACGGTTTACCTTTCCACCGAAGGGGTTTACAACCAAATCAATTTGGAAACGATTCCGTTGCCAAACGACGGTGGCTTTGCCATCGACCGCAATACCTTTGTTTTGCTCAGTAATACCAAAGATTTACTCACAGCCGTCAAACAAAACACGAATCCCGTTTCTAACGCCTATTTGTTCGGAAATCCTGTGTTTTATGCGTCCACTGATAGCACTGGCAAGGCCGTTGAACCGCCGTCCAAAAACGCGATTACACCACTACCTGGCACGGAAACCGAAATCCAGCAAATCGACAAACTTTTGCGTACAAATCGCTGGATAGCACGTTCGTTTACGGAGACGCAAGCCACTGAAGATGCCGTAAAAGCCATTAAAAGCCCTCGCGTTTTCCACGTAGCTACGCACGGATTTTTCTTGGAAGATGTGAATGTGGCGGGCCAAAATTCGGGTAGTAACTTTCTGAATGAAAACCAGTTGTCGGCCAATCCGCTGTTGCGTTCGGGTTTGTTGTTCAAAGACGCTGGCGAAATTTTGAGAGGCGGCAATATGTCCAACTACAATTTGCGCAACGGAATCCTGACCGCCTACGAAGCCATGAACTTAGAGCTTGACAACACGGAACTTGTCGTGCTGAGTGCCTGCGAAACAGGGCTTGGAACTGTCAAAATCGGAGAAGGCGTATATGGTTTGCAACGCGCCTTTTTGGTGGCAGGTGCGCACAACGTGGTGATGAGTTTGTTCCGAGTTCCTGACGAAACCACCCAAAAACTCATGAGTTTATTTTATGAAAAATGGATAAAAACAGGCGATAAACGTTCGGCCTTTATCGAAGCCAAAAAGCAACTCAAGAAAGAATATCCGCAACCAATCTACTGGGGTTCGTTCGTGATGATGGGACAATAA
- a CDS encoding GLPGLI family protein — translation MAAFCLFHLLSFAQTNSGVATYQYVDAFGQPTVFKLYFNQEKSIYIANRGKKNTLNKVGEVVLTQSNFSEVTSVNKTIFDYFIDEEGDVIVQDRKNNKLTIREVQSHYPLIVREPTLPKINWQLTEQHKKIGKFNCQKATATFRGRNYEAWFTPEIPIPADPWKLHGLPGLILEAQDTEKKYTYTFVDITMPLAQNAADELNYTPKTGDEIKLTDYNKEVNNRIKEHWRALISKPAARGSNLTFTPSDIDPQELNFEQ, via the coding sequence GTGGCAGCATTTTGTCTATTTCATTTGCTGTCTTTTGCCCAAACCAATAGCGGCGTGGCTACTTATCAGTATGTCGATGCCTTTGGCCAACCCACCGTATTTAAACTTTATTTTAATCAAGAAAAATCTATATACATAGCCAATCGCGGGAAAAAAAACACCCTCAACAAAGTAGGCGAAGTTGTACTTACCCAAAGTAATTTTAGTGAAGTTACATCTGTCAATAAAACAATTTTTGATTACTTTATTGATGAAGAAGGAGACGTAATTGTCCAAGACAGAAAAAACAATAAGCTGACAATCAGAGAAGTACAATCGCATTATCCGCTTATCGTGCGCGAACCAACGCTCCCCAAAATCAACTGGCAACTCACTGAGCAGCATAAAAAAATTGGGAAATTTAATTGCCAAAAAGCAACCGCCACTTTCAGAGGCCGCAACTACGAGGCTTGGTTTACGCCCGAAATCCCGATTCCTGCAGACCCTTGGAAACTGCACGGCCTGCCAGGGCTGATATTGGAGGCGCAAGACACAGAGAAAAAATATACCTACACTTTCGTAGATATTACGATGCCGCTGGCGCAAAATGCCGCAGACGAACTAAATTATACGCCCAAAACTGGGGACGAAATAAAGCTGACGGACTACAACAAAGAAGTGAATAATCGAATTAAAGAACACTGGCGAGCATTGATTTCAAAACCAGCGGCAAGAGGCTCTAACCTTACGTTTACGCCCTCTGATATTGATCCACAAGAACTCAACTTTGAGCAATAG
- a CDS encoding carboxypeptidase-like regulatory domain-containing protein: MRKTLTCLFWLGLLLQNSGYSQSKISVKGLVKDRAGNLVPFATLYTKLTDSSSITAFGSSNDQGYFAFEAPDQPNFLVFASAIGYEIQKINVRNNSQKTLEINFTLAPKDFILNEVVVRGSNKVIQTKDTVSFKADQYRDSTERNLEELLAKIPGLDVDKNTGAISVQGQPIKKILVDGDDLTGRNYQLLSKNMGADVVDKIQVIDRFTENKLLKGLKRTDDKVLNITLKENRKKLLFGNVSGGFGNDKRTNNSLNLFGFYKKLKTITFGNYNNTGHASTAGRMSGIDFKEDTESDNLRSLLKSTNANLIDIGRMPSVALSSQTSRFNNASLGSTHFVIRPKETVYVKGALTFSHDNAKSFVDNNFVYLLKDSVFTLSEQNTITQKPTILEGHLEAQFDLSEKSLLRYKSDFRKSMFSNHSATIANQNFINNTQKSNVLAFANTLDFTRRISDYHALTFNLTTIQDRNRQSLQLTQSLVRSASFLPEPFDALYQNIAKPMQYYAAAAQWLLAKNTLKLSSYVGVVAKNESLGSDLHSAFQNNSYASSDSLQNDLDLQQKNYYTGLNLKEEWFGFEVFADISGGFYHTAISGRANESSLYALPVVGLKRSLKEKHHFFSTYAYNFALPQSVDLSEGFVLTDYRSISRGSALYIQQYSHTAIFNYKFGNFADEFLWHLNIVHTTNSKGYRSNFLINSDFNISEKVENNLSNKNTIVSGSIEKYMPSLHMRLKLRPSVGLGSYPNTLNGSDIRQTNSLNPKLDISLRSAYLKWFNFHLGSTLSQSRISTQSKDLKTNVKNQSVGAFADFYMKFRGKISARISNEVFYFKPQNAKAQKYYFVNATVSSEIIETKLSATLSVQNILNTKQFITPYITDFSTQTNSTKLLPRYVLLELNYRF; this comes from the coding sequence ATGCGAAAAACACTCACCTGTTTGTTCTGGTTGGGGTTGTTGCTACAAAATTCGGGGTATAGTCAAAGCAAAATATCGGTGAAAGGATTGGTAAAAGACAGGGCGGGAAACCTTGTACCGTTTGCCACGCTTTACACCAAACTCACGGATTCTTCGTCCATTACCGCCTTTGGAAGTAGCAACGACCAAGGTTATTTTGCTTTTGAAGCACCCGACCAACCCAATTTTCTCGTTTTTGCCTCCGCCATCGGCTACGAAATCCAAAAGATAAATGTCCGCAACAATTCTCAAAAAACGTTAGAAATCAACTTTACGCTTGCACCCAAAGATTTCATTCTCAATGAAGTAGTGGTGCGCGGCAGCAACAAAGTCATTCAAACAAAAGATACCGTTTCGTTTAAAGCCGACCAATATCGCGACAGTACCGAACGAAATTTGGAAGAACTTTTGGCCAAAATACCAGGGCTGGACGTAGATAAAAATACGGGGGCAATTTCGGTGCAAGGCCAACCAATTAAGAAAATATTGGTTGATGGCGACGATTTGACGGGGCGCAATTACCAACTTCTTTCCAAAAATATGGGCGCAGACGTGGTGGATAAAATCCAAGTGATAGACCGATTTACGGAAAATAAATTGCTCAAAGGCCTCAAGCGCACCGACGACAAAGTCTTGAACATTACGCTCAAAGAAAACCGCAAAAAGCTGCTGTTTGGCAATGTTTCGGGCGGCTTTGGCAACGACAAACGTACCAACAATTCCCTTAATCTGTTCGGATTTTATAAAAAACTTAAAACAATTACCTTCGGAAATTACAATAACACTGGCCATGCTTCAACGGCAGGCCGAATGTCTGGTATTGATTTTAAGGAAGATACCGAATCGGACAACCTGCGCAGCCTTCTGAAAAGCACGAACGCCAACCTCATCGACATTGGCCGAATGCCGTCTGTGGCGTTAAGTTCGCAAACCAGTCGCTTTAACAATGCGTCTTTGGGTTCTACGCATTTCGTTATCCGACCCAAAGAGACCGTTTATGTAAAAGGTGCGCTCACGTTTAGCCACGACAACGCAAAATCTTTTGTCGATAATAATTTTGTCTATTTGCTTAAAGATTCGGTGTTTACGCTTTCCGAACAAAACACCATTACCCAAAAACCAACCATCTTGGAAGGGCATTTGGAAGCGCAATTTGATTTGAGCGAAAAATCACTTTTGCGCTATAAAAGCGATTTCCGAAAATCAATGTTTAGTAACCATTCGGCCACCATTGCCAACCAAAATTTTATCAATAACACACAGAAAAGCAATGTACTGGCCTTTGCGAATACGCTTGATTTTACGCGTCGCATCAGCGACTATCACGCCCTCACTTTTAACCTGACGACCATTCAAGACCGCAACCGCCAATCCCTGCAACTGACGCAAAGTCTGGTTCGTTCTGCGTCTTTTTTGCCCGAACCATTCGATGCACTTTACCAAAACATTGCGAAACCGATGCAATATTATGCGGCAGCGGCGCAATGGCTTTTGGCCAAAAACACCTTGAAGTTGTCCAGTTATGTGGGCGTAGTGGCCAAAAATGAATCGTTGGGCAGCGACCTGCACAGCGCATTTCAAAACAATAGTTACGCCTCGTCGGATAGTTTGCAAAACGATTTGGATTTGCAGCAAAAGAACTACTACACAGGCCTGAATCTGAAAGAAGAATGGTTTGGTTTTGAGGTTTTCGCGGACATATCGGGCGGTTTTTATCACACGGCTATTTCGGGCAGAGCCAATGAATCGTCGTTGTATGCGCTGCCTGTGGTGGGTTTGAAACGCAGCCTCAAAGAAAAACATCATTTTTTTAGCACTTACGCCTATAATTTTGCGCTGCCGCAGTCAGTGGACTTGTCGGAGGGCTTCGTGCTGACCGATTACCGAAGCATTAGCCGCGGCAGTGCCTTGTATATTCAGCAGTACAGCCATACGGCTATTTTCAATTACAAATTTGGGAATTTTGCGGACGAATTTCTTTGGCATCTGAACATTGTACACACGACCAACAGCAAAGGCTATCGCAGTAATTTTCTGATTAATTCGGATTTTAATATTTCGGAAAAAGTAGAAAACAACCTGAGCAATAAAAATACGATTGTGTCGGGCAGCATCGAAAAATATATGCCCAGCTTGCACATGAGGCTAAAATTACGCCCGTCGGTGGGACTGGGCAGCTACCCGAACACACTCAACGGCTCGGACATCCGACAAACCAATTCCCTGAACCCAAAATTAGATATTTCGTTGCGTTCGGCGTATTTGAAATGGTTTAACTTTCATCTGGGTTCTACACTCAGCCAGTCGCGCATCAGCACCCAATCCAAAGACCTGAAAACCAACGTCAAAAACCAATCGGTGGGGGCTTTTGCAGATTTTTATATGAAATTTCGGGGGAAAATCAGCGCACGCATCAGCAACGAAGTTTTTTATTTCAAACCCCAAAACGCCAAGGCGCAAAAGTATTATTTCGTGAATGCGACGGTGAGTTCCGAAATCATCGAAACGAAGCTCTCGGCAACGCTTTCCGTTCAAAATATCCTCAACACCAAGCAGTTTATTACGCCTTATATCACCGATTTTTCTACACAAACGAATAGCACCAAACTTTTGCCCAGATACGTGCTATTAGAGTTAAATTATCGGTTTTAG
- a CDS encoding sugar ABC transporter substrate-binding protein, translating to MKQSIISGAVLCMGLWFCTSCNSDKVKVGVAMDILDGRWAKDREFIREKVAEMGGEAIFTVANNDAAQQALQVRQLIEQEGIDVLLIVPTNSAKAVDLVALAKKDGVKVIAYDRLINNADLDAYVSFDNVQVGRMQSEYLLSKVPTGNYLLLGGSPTDNNAKLFREGQIQGLKTAVADAKVQVIGNGWADNWSPQFAYEQTLQLLNEGKQIDAIIASNDRLATGAVKALTEKGVSYPVAIAGQDADAEACRRIAEGTQAMTVYKPVKDLAYSAAVAAVMLAEDKDVPNLNAKQNNGKKEVPSVLLSPVRVDEHNLIQTVIADDFLTKQAVYGETGRPRKRE from the coding sequence ATGAAACAATCAATAATTAGCGGAGCTGTACTGTGTATGGGCTTGTGGTTCTGTACATCTTGTAATTCCGACAAAGTAAAAGTAGGTGTAGCTATGGATATCCTCGATGGCCGTTGGGCAAAAGACCGCGAATTTATCCGCGAAAAAGTAGCCGAAATGGGTGGAGAGGCCATTTTTACAGTTGCCAACAACGATGCCGCACAACAGGCCTTGCAAGTACGACAACTCATTGAACAAGAAGGTATTGATGTGCTTCTTATTGTCCCAACAAACAGTGCAAAAGCCGTAGATTTAGTTGCTTTGGCCAAAAAAGACGGCGTAAAAGTAATCGCTTATGACCGTCTAATCAACAACGCAGACCTTGATGCCTATGTGAGTTTTGATAATGTGCAAGTAGGGCGTATGCAATCCGAATACTTGCTTTCTAAAGTTCCTACGGGCAACTACTTACTTTTGGGTGGTTCTCCAACAGATAACAATGCTAAGTTGTTCAGAGAAGGGCAGATACAAGGGTTGAAAACGGCGGTGGCTGATGCGAAAGTACAGGTAATCGGTAACGGTTGGGCCGACAATTGGAGTCCTCAATTTGCTTACGAACAAACCTTACAGTTGCTCAATGAAGGCAAACAAATAGATGCGATCATCGCTTCAAACGATCGCTTGGCTACTGGTGCGGTGAAGGCTTTAACAGAAAAAGGCGTGAGCTATCCTGTGGCCATTGCAGGGCAAGATGCTGATGCTGAAGCTTGTAGAAGAATTGCCGAAGGCACACAAGCCATGACGGTTTATAAACCCGTGAAAGATTTGGCTTATTCGGCGGCTGTGGCGGCTGTGATGTTGGCCGAAGACAAAGACGTTCCGAATCTGAATGCCAAACAAAATAATGGTAAAAAAGAAGTACCATCTGTGCTACTCTCGCCTGTGCGCGTGGACGAGCATAATCTTATCCAAACGGTCATTGCCGATGATTTCCTGACCAAACAGGCCGTTTATGGCGAAACTGGTAGGCCACGCAAAAGAGAATAG
- the dacB gene encoding D-alanyl-D-alanine carboxypeptidase/D-alanyl-D-alanine endopeptidase, protein MRFSSKIALLVLWSSVGAMAQPKVALDNLKSALKDLNASPSMQHAGWGFVLKSLKNGKTLASYHPQRTLIPASTMKTVTTAAGLGVLGENYTFQTTLEYSGTLAPDGTLNGNLYIRGGADPSLGTDHIAQYDDYNTVMAQWANKIAEAGITRITGSVVGNADFLPENAVPDGWQWGDLGNYYGAPVTGLNINENYYKLIFKSGAKEGDATSILRTEPNIEGLQFDNLVVANKPTGKDNAYIYGAPYSFLRYVTGSIPAAKKEFVVKGAMPDPALLCAQLLHKRLTAKGINVEKDPTTTRILRRNGTRADSLPRKAIYVHRSPALKNLVAKTNVFSLNLYAEAILCAVGHQALSEATIEAGTKAIQTFWQMRGLDTDGFYMYDGSGLSPTNGITPTQLAQMFYLNSREPYFNSFYESLPVAGLSGTLSDMCLGTAAAGKIHAKSGTMTRVMCYVGYVEGKSGQKYCFSFMVNKYSGDYYAMRARVEKLMVLMANL, encoded by the coding sequence ATGCGTTTTTCTTCCAAAATAGCCTTGTTGGTGTTGTGGTCATCGGTTGGAGCAATGGCGCAACCCAAAGTTGCTTTAGACAATCTTAAATCCGCACTCAAAGACCTGAACGCCAGCCCATCCATGCAGCACGCAGGTTGGGGATTTGTGTTAAAATCCTTGAAAAACGGTAAAACATTGGCTTCGTATCACCCGCAACGCACACTTATTCCTGCTTCTACCATGAAAACCGTTACAACGGCGGCAGGGTTGGGCGTTTTGGGAGAAAATTATACGTTCCAAACCACGTTGGAGTATTCGGGTACGCTTGCCCCCGACGGCACACTGAACGGCAATTTGTACATTCGCGGCGGAGCAGACCCTTCGTTGGGAACAGACCACATCGCACAATACGACGATTATAATACCGTAATGGCGCAATGGGCTAATAAAATCGCGGAGGCTGGCATTACGCGTATCACCGGGAGTGTGGTGGGCAATGCAGATTTTTTGCCCGAAAATGCCGTGCCTGACGGCTGGCAATGGGGCGATTTGGGCAACTATTACGGCGCACCTGTTACGGGCTTGAATATCAACGAGAATTATTACAAACTCATTTTTAAATCGGGAGCGAAAGAAGGCGATGCCACGAGCATTTTGCGTACCGAACCCAATATCGAAGGCCTGCAATTTGATAATTTGGTGGTAGCCAATAAACCGACGGGCAAAGACAACGCGTATATTTATGGTGCGCCGTATAGCTTTTTGCGCTATGTAACGGGTTCTATTCCTGCGGCCAAAAAAGAATTTGTGGTAAAAGGCGCAATGCCTGACCCTGCGCTTCTTTGTGCTCAATTGCTACATAAACGATTGACCGCCAAAGGAATTAATGTAGAAAAAGATCCGACCACTACACGCATTTTGCGTCGCAATGGCACACGCGCCGACTCGTTGCCGCGCAAGGCGATTTATGTACATCGTTCGCCAGCCCTCAAAAACTTGGTAGCCAAAACCAATGTTTTTAGTTTGAATTTGTATGCGGAGGCGATTCTGTGCGCCGTTGGTCATCAGGCTCTTTCGGAGGCAACCATTGAGGCAGGCACGAAAGCCATACAAACTTTTTGGCAAATGCGCGGTTTGGATACAGACGGTTTTTATATGTACGACGGTAGCGGCCTTTCGCCGACCAATGGCATTACACCCACGCAATTAGCCCAAATGTTTTATCTGAACAGCCGCGAACCATATTTCAATAGTTTTTATGAATCTTTACCTGTCGCGGGACTTTCGGGAACGCTGAGTGATATGTGTTTAGGCACGGCGGCGGCGGGCAAAATACACGCCAAGAGCGGCACGATGACGCGTGTAATGTGTTATGTGGGTTATGTGGAGGGAAAATCTGGCCAAAAGTATTGTTTTAGTTTTATGGTGAATAAATATAGTGGCGACTACTACGCCATGCGTGCACGCGTGGAAAAACTCATGGTGCTGATGGCCAATTTGTAA